From Populus trichocarpa isolate Nisqually-1 chromosome 19, P.trichocarpa_v4.1, whole genome shotgun sequence, a single genomic window includes:
- the LOC7453572 gene encoding CBL-interacting protein kinase 18: protein MENKGNVLMERYDFGRLLGQGNFAKVYYGRNLKTGQSVAIKVIDKEKVLKVGLMDQIKREISVMRLVKHPNVLQLYEVMATKNKIYFVIEYAKGGELFNKVAKGRLKEDVARTYFQQLISAIDFCHSRGVSHRDLKPENLLLDENGGLKVSDFGLSAAAESRRQDGLLHTTCGTPAYVAPEVIYRKGYDGAKADIWSCGVVLFVLLAGYLPFHDANLILMYRKIRKAEYKFPNWFSPEMCRLLSRMLDPNPKTRISITKIMENSWFRKGLDSNAVTIKNEVTGLDPLAADVTFDSCENDSAPAEAKKELSQPTSLNAFDIISLSSGFDLSGLFAKDNQKKEKKFISMHSASTITSKLEDIARLLKLKVKKKDGGLLKLEGSEKGRKGALSIDTEIFEFTPSFHLVEVKSSSGDTLEYLQILENGIRPALKDIVWAWQGE, encoded by the coding sequence ATGGAAAATAAGGGGAATGTGTTGATGGAAAGGTATGATTTTGGGAGATTGCTTGGCCAAGGAAACTTTGCTAAGGTTTACTATGGGAGAAACCTGAAAACTGGCCAGAGTGTGGCCATCAAGGTCATTGACAAAGAGAAGGTTCTGAAAGTAGGACTGATGGATCAGATCAAGCGAGAGATATCTGTCATGAGATTGGTTAAACATCCAAACGTACTGCAACTATACGAGGTTATGgccaccaaaaacaaaatttacttTGTGATAGAATATGCTAAAGGTGGCGAACTCTTTAATAAGGTAGCAAAAGGGAGGCTCAAGGAAGATGTTGCTAGGACGTATTTTCAACAGTTAATCAGTGCAATTGATTTTTGTCATAGCAGAGGTGTTTCTCACCGAGATTTGAAACCAGAAAACTTATTACTGGATGAGAATGGAGGTTTGAAGGTGTCAGATTTTGGTTTGAGTGCTGCTGCTGAGTCTAGGCGTCAAGATGGTTTGCTGCACACTACTTGTGGAACTCCTGCATATGTGGCTCCTGAAGTTATTTATAGGAAAGGCTATGACGGGGCCAAAGCTGACATCTGGTCTTGTGGGGTGGTCTTGTTTGTTTTGCTGGCCGGTTATCTCCCATTTCATGATGCAAATCTGATTTTGATGTACCGAAAAATAAGAAAGGCAGAGTACAAGTTCCCTAACTGGTTTTCACCTGAAATGTGCAGGCTGCTATCAAGGATGCTTGATCCTAACCCAAAAACTAGAATATCCATCacaaaaataatggaaaattcCTGGTTTAGAAAAGGACTCGATTCTAATGCTGTTACAATTAAAAATGAAGTTACTGGATTGGATCCTTTGGCTGCTGATGTGACATTTGACTCTTGTGAGAATGATAGTGCTCCTGCTGAAGCCAAGAAAGAGTTGAGCCAGCCTACCAGTTTGAATGCCTTTGATATCATATCTCTTTCATCTGGGTTTGACTTATCTGGTTTGTTTGCGAAAGATAaccagaagaaagaaaaaaagttcataTCAATGCACTCTGCCTCAACTATTACATCCAAGCTGGAGGACATTGCTAGGCTTCTGAAGCTAAAAGTAAAGAAGAAAGATGGAGGGCTGTTGAAGTTGGAGGGATCAGAGAAAGGTAGGAAAGGGGCGTTGTCCATTGATACAGAAATATTTGAGTTCACTCCATCTTTTCATTTGGTAGAGGTGAAAAGTTCTAGTGGTGATACCCTGGAATACCTACAGATACTGGAAAATGGTATAAGACCAGCTCTAAAGGACATTGTTTGGGCATGGCAAGGTGAGTAG